Proteins from a genomic interval of Zingiber officinale cultivar Zhangliang chromosome 1B, Zo_v1.1, whole genome shotgun sequence:
- the LOC122055072 gene encoding acid phosphatase 1-like — translation MRREVVLVFLSLSAGLVAGDWNLLSYITSKGEDESYNHRSGNMGYGLRNYCEAWRMNVDLNNIRGFEVVPGECTGHVGYYMTSTQYEVDLHLAADIVSLFLADDFVLAGDGKDAWIFDVDDVLLSTVPYYKAHQFGGTKLDKKSFEAWMSEASAPAIEQMRMLFHKIRRRGLKVFILSSRAEHLREATVNNLISVGYHGWTDLILRSKEEEENSSAEEYKAKERSKLAHEGYRLWGIVGSQWSSLGGYTTARRIFKLPNPMYYEY, via the exons ATGAGGCGTGAGGTTGTGTTGGTCTTCCTCAGCCTCTCCGCCGGCCTCGTCGCCggcgactggaacctcctcagCTACATCACCAGCAAGGGAGAAGACGAGAGCTACAACCACCGCAGCGGCAACATGGGCTACGGGCTGCGCAACTACTGCGAGGCGTGGCGGATGAACGTGGATCTGAACAACATCCGGGGCTTCGAGGTGGTGCCCGGCGAGTGCACCGGCCACGTCGGATACTACATGACGTCGACGCAGTACGAAGTCGACCTCCACCTGGCCGCCGACATCGTCTCCCTCTTCCTCGCGGACGACTTCGTGCTGGCCGGCGACGGCAAGGACGCCTGGATCTTCGACGTCGACGACGTCCTCCTCTCCACCGTCCCCTACTACAAGGCACACCAGTTCGG AGGGACCAAGCTAGATAAAAAAAGCTTCGAGGCATGGATGTCGGAGGCGAGTGCACCGGCAATCGAGCAAATGaggatgttgttccacaagatcAGAAGAAGAGGGCTGAAGGTCTTCATTTTGTCTTCGAGGGCAGAACATCTCAGAGAAGCCACCGTTAACAACCTCATCTCAGTTGGCTACCATGGCTGGACAGATCTCATATTGAG gtcgaaggaggaggaggaaaacAGCAGTGCAGAGGAGTACAAGGCAAAAGAGAGGAGCAAGTTGGCTCACGAAGGGTACCGTTTGTGGGGAATAGTTGGGAGCCAATGGAGCAGCCTTGGGGGATACACAACTGCAAGAAGAATTTTCAAACTGCCAAATCCAATGTATTATGAGTACTGA